The Reichenbachiella carrageenanivorans region ACGTTTTTCAACAAATCCGAATTGTGCTTATACATAGACAATAGATTGCCTCTATGCTGAATTGCAATCACATATCCACTGTCCTGTGTCCACGATGAAAAAACCACGGTGCCGTCTGCCACAGATTTGACTGGCTCATCTTGTTTGGCTACTATGTCAATAGCAAAATGATCGATCTGCGGATCAAAGTGCTCCGACACAATACCGTCCACAGGTTTGAATAGAAAAAAATCTTGTAACTCATCAGAGAGTCTATTGTCCGTGAGTTGAAACTCTAACCCTCCTTTTTCAAACTCTTCGCGAAACTGAGAGTCGATAGGCTGAAGAGTTTGCGTACTAACAATATCCGTCACCTCATTTCTTTCTAATGTGGCGGAAGTCTCCTCTTCTTCACTCCCATTTACTTCGCCAGACATCACTGCTTTTATATTATTGATGAAATCATCCTTTTTCTTTACTTCATACTGTAAAGAATCTACTCGCGTGGCCAATTCCATCACTTCTTTGGTGGCTTTGAGCTCTGCAAACCGAGGATCGAACCAAGCTTCGAGTAGGGAAGTAGAGAGATAAAAGCTAAGTCCAAAAAATCCAAAGAAAGAAAGCATCAAGACAAGAATGATCTTGGAATAAGTGAAACTATACGTGGATTTTTCTGCGAAATTTTCTTCATTACGAACAATGAGTAAGTATTTCGTTGTCAGTCGATTTGATAAAGTTCTTTTTTGTTCCAAGGAAATTGCTTCTGATTTGCGGTAAAAATATATATTAATACATATTTACTAAGCCAATATTGTATTAATTGCATTTCAATTGGCGTTTATTCGAAAACATTGAATTTGATTCCTCGAAGTATAAAATTGTTGCTCGGCTTTGCCGTTATTTTAAGTTCCTGTGCTCCGGAAAAAAATAACGTAATGAGCAACTCTTATCACAACATGACCGCTCATTATAATGCCTATTTTATAGCAAAAGAGCACATTACCACCATCGAACAAACCATCGAGGATCAGTACGATTGGAATTATAACCTGATACTACCTGTTTTCCCTCAATTTGATTCTGTATCTGCCAGCG contains the following coding sequences:
- a CDS encoding M23 family metallopeptidase; translated protein: MEQKRTLSNRLTTKYLLIVRNEENFAEKSTYSFTYSKIILVLMLSFFGFFGLSFYLSTSLLEAWFDPRFAELKATKEVMELATRVDSLQYEVKKKDDFINNIKAVMSGEVNGSEEEETSATLERNEVTDIVSTQTLQPIDSQFREEFEKGGLEFQLTDNRLSDELQDFFLFKPVDGIVSEHFDPQIDHFAIDIVAKQDEPVKSVADGTVVFSSWTQDSGYVIAIQHRGNLLSMYKHNSDLLKNVGNFVTTGEVISIIGNTGELTSGPHLHFELWYNGNPINPEELIRF